The Aspergillus luchuensis IFO 4308 DNA, chromosome 7, nearly complete sequence genome has a segment encoding these proteins:
- a CDS encoding putative MFS transporter (COG:G;~EggNog:ENOG410Q6M2;~InterPro:IPR020846,IPR011701,IPR036259;~PFAM:PF07690;~TransMembrane:11 (n11-21c29/30o48-68i75-94o106-123i135-156o168-190i239-259o279-296i303-321o333-356i368-387o399-421i);~go_function: GO:0022857 - transmembrane transporter activity [Evidence IEA];~go_process: GO:0055085 - transmembrane transport [Evidence IEA]), translating into MAKIDRHIVPCLCVLYLLAFLDRVNISNAAVLGLETDLNIATGTKYNTALTIFFVPYVIFEIPSNILLKKLKPHVWLSFCMFGFGLVMICQGLVSNWGGLMTTRWFLGMFETGMFPGCFYLLGMWYKRSEAQKRFSFFFSSTTLAGAFGGLLASGLGKMAGLRGYGGWRWVFIIEGVITCVVAIVWFFIIPGFPEDVKWLNEEERTYIRAKLARDAGKAGHNARMGWRDVLAVFKDYKIFLGGFMYFGQVVTAYGYAFFAPTIIKTYGYGTIQTQLYSIPPWAAAFAFSMIIATFSDLTRHRLAFTLIPTAIAMAGFGILLNVHGKAHRHVQYGALFMVTCGCYSAMPVIVCWFAMNLGGHRRRSVGTAWQVGFGNTGGIISTYAFLAKDAPEYRNGYIISLSFICFSAACCIGYFVALWAENKRRDRVMANGAPAELREDEEEVQGDLAVTYRYGY; encoded by the exons ATGGCCAAGATTGACCGGCACATCGTCCCGTGTCTCTGCGTCCTGTATCTGCTTGCTTTCCTGGATCG TGTCAACATCAGCAATGCGGCCGTACTCGGGCTCGAAACGGACCTCAACATCGCTACGGGGACGAAGTACAATACCGCGCTCACTATTTTCTTTGTGCCCTACGTTATATTCGAAATTCCATCCAATAtcttgctgaagaagttgaaACCTCATGTATGGT tgTCTTTTTGTATGTTCGGGTTCGGCCTTGTCATGATATGTCAGGGTTTAGTCTCGAACTGGGGTGGACTGATGACTACACGCTGGTTCCTGG GAATGTTTGAAACGGGCATGTTCCCTGGAT GCTTCTATCTATTGGGCATGTGGTATAAGCGCAGTGAGGCACAGAAGCGCTTtagtttcttcttcagctcgaCCACATTGGCGGGCGCCTTCGGCGGCCTACTTGCCAGCGGTCTAGGGAAGATGGCCGGACTCCGAGGCTACGGGGGCTGGCGGTGGGTTTTCATCATCGAGGGAGTTATCACCTGCGTGGTTGCCATTGTCTGGTTCTTTATCATCCCGGGGTTCCCAGAGGATGTCAAGTGGCTTAATGAGGAAGAGCGAACGTACATCCGGGCTAAGCTGGCCCGTGATGCAGGGAAAGCTGGGCATAATGCTCGTATGGGTTGGCGCGATGTGTTGGCTGTGTTCAAGGACT ACAAGATCTTCCTTGGCGGGTTTATGTACTTTGGGCAGGTTGTCACAGCATATG GATATGCTTTTTTCGCCCCAACTATTATCAAGACCTATGGCTACGGAA CCATCCAAACCCAACTGTACTCGATTCCACCATGGGCAGCCGCGTTTGCATTCTCAATGATAATTGCAACGTTTTCGGATCTAACCAGACACCGGTTGGCTTTCACTTTGATTCCTACAGCAATTGCTATGGCTGGATTTGGAATACTATTGAATGTACACGGAAAGGCTCATCGACACGTCCAATACGGCGCGCTCTTCATGGTGACCTGTGGCTGCTATAGTGCGATGCCGGTTATTGTATGTTGGTTTGCTATGAATCTAGGGGGTCATCGCAGGCGCAGCGTGGGCACGGCATGGCAGGTTGGGTTCGGGAACA CGGGAGGTATCATCTCCACATATGCATTCCTAGCCAAAGATGCGCCTGAGTATCGGAATGGTTATATTATCAGTCTGTCcttcatctgcttctccgcaGCCTGCTGCATTGGATACTTTGTGGCTCTCTGGGCGGAGAACAAGCGACGAGACCGGGTCATGGCCAACGGCGCCCCCGCGGAGCtgcgagaagatgaagaagaggtccAGGGAGATCTGGCGGTGACCTACCGCTACGGCTATTAA
- the PEX3 gene encoding peroxisomal biogenesis factor 3 (COG:U;~EggNog:ENOG410PI1H;~InterPro:IPR006966;~PFAM:PF04882;~TransMembrane:1 (i16-34o);~go_component: GO:0005779 - integral component of peroxisomal membrane [Evidence IEA];~go_process: GO:0007031 - peroxisome organization [Evidence IEA]) has translation MISATKRWFRRNRKGLAIGAGVIGAGYLAGQYLLSKISEARERMSSDRIARENLRRRFEQNQTDCTYTVLALLPTAAEDILEALPVEELTKELQKKRAERLARLNAGEGTGSDLSSVGPSITDDDRRSLSSFQSDGFVRTSQLGESTIEGGGSPRPKRNKTQLWNEVKITSITRSFTLIYTLTLLTIFTRIQLNLLGRRNYLSSVISMATPPADGSTIRLEDHDDDDLTQTLGHDFETNRRYLAFSWWLLHRGWKQLMDEVQAAVTEVFGPLNPREDISLSKLSELILQVRGKIEGKTEEDRKHRKWLSYVLPSREEEDYLLQESGVLGVTEPATPQTTASLRHLLDETADLIDSPTFIRVMLLLNNECFQTLIDQCKADAFKSSTQVPTSVPQSFDSVATVVPAADGSDTKTKLANVLAVLARQAHVIGNGTAPPNLYLTSIEQGVRELEAFAAVIYSSNFDSELLGTDSRTQPSGVEAGFDVPTSPALEMIEKEDVNEEGPTPGASVVAVDDDSAFEKAWGKAVDDQPSSN, from the exons ATGATCAGTGCCACTAAGCGCTGGTTCCGGCGCAATCGCAAGGGCCTTGCGATCGGAGCTGGCGTGATCGGAGCGGGCTATCTCGCAGGCCAGTACCTGCTGTCCAAGATCTCAGAGGCGCGCGAGCGCATGAGTAGTGACCGCATTGCTCGGGAGAA CTTGCGGCGACGCTTCGAACAAAACCAGACCGACTGTACCTATACAGTGCTGGCCCTACTAccgacggcggcggaggatatTCTCGAGGCACTTCCTGTGGAAGAACTGACCAAGGAGCTCCAGAAGAAGCGTGCAGAACGACTGGCTCGTCTTAACGCTGGCGAAGGAACAGGCTCGGATCTAAGCTCGGTGGGCCCCAGTATAACGGATGATGATCGGCGTAGCTTGTCTAGCTTCCAAAGCGATGGATTTGTCCGTACGAGTCAATTAGGGGAGTCGACCATCGAGGGGGGCGGCTCACCACGTCCGAAGCGAAACAAGACCCAGCTGTGGAACGAGGTCAAGATAACCT CTATCACTAGGTCGTTTACGCTCATCTATACCCTGACCTTGCTGACCATCTTCACTCGAATTCAACTTAACCTGCTCGGCCGACGCAACTACCTCTCCAGCGTAATCTCCATGGCCACACCCCCTGCGGATGGTTCAACTATTCGACTTGAGGaccacgatgatgacgacctcACGCAAACACTTGGACATGACTTTGAGACGAATCGGAGATACCTTGCCTTCAGTTGGTGGCTGCTTCACCGAGGCTGGAAGCAGTTGATGGATGAGGTGCAGGCCGCCGTGACGGAGGTGTTTGGACCTTTGAATCCCCGGGAGGACATCTCGCTGAGCAAGCTGTCGGAATTGATCCTGCAAGTCCGTGGGAAGATAGAGGGCAAGACCGAGGAGGACCGGAA ACATCGGAAGTGGTTATCTTATGTGCTCCCCTCgcgagaagaggaggactaTCTGTTGCAGGAGTCCGGGGTTCTTGGAGTAACGGAACCCGCGACACCTCAGACAACAGCGTCGCTGCGCCATCTCCTGGACGAGACGGCCGATCTGATCGACTCTCCGACTTTCATTCGTGTTATGTTACTCCTCAACAACGAATGCTTTCAAACTCTAATTGACCAATGCAAGGCCGATGCGTTCAAATCATCCACGCAGGTGCCCACATCTGTTCCTCAGTCCTTCGACTCGGTCGCCACGGTCGTCCCCGCGGCTGACGGCTCCGACACGAAAACGAAGCTGGCAAATGTGCTGGCCGTTCTGGCTCGGCAAGCCCATGTGATTGGAAATGGAACAGCTCCCCCAAACCTGTATCTGACCTCCATTGAACAGGGGGTACGAGAGCTAGAGGCCTTTGCGGCTGTTATCTACAGCTCTAACTTTGACTCGGAGCTGCTCGGGACCGATTCAAGGACGCAGCCATCGGGAGTAGAGGCGGGCTTTGATGTTCCTACATCACCTGCCCTAGAGATgattgagaaggaggatgtcaACGAAGAAGGACCCACCCCAGGAGCATCCGTCGTAGCAGTGGACGATGACTCGGCATTCGAGAAGGCGTGGGGAAAGGCTGTGGATGATCAACCGTCGAGCAATTGA
- a CDS encoding autophagy-related protein 101 (COG:S;~EggNog:ENOG410PJG8;~InterPro:IPR012445;~PFAM:PF07855;~go_process: GO:0006914 - autophagy [Evidence IEA]), translating into MEPRKTPPEYFLEIFADTTNVRDVLKGILNTIFFHRYFPSIRPITFDVLDFTLPAINDVDLETLIDSRVSSLVRQHSSAASAPDGGGGGGVRARMAVEFYEKRRRRPGIWFGGLSGKGEEEVCWEVWNLDVTIATPRTESERAKVRKAMENMLQKAVLKILAVVSRDKEHIPPITTSDSNPFPYRVVLNPRSDGWQNRFGLY; encoded by the exons ATGGAGCCCCGCAAAACGCCCCCGGAGTACTTTCTGGAGATCTTCGCAGATACAACCAACGTCCGCGACGTGTTAAAAG GtatcctcaacaccatcttcttccaccggtacttcccctccatccgcCCCATCACCTTCGACGTCCTCGACTTCaccctccccgccatcaACGACGTAGACCTCGAAACCCTCATCGACTCTCGCGTGAGTTCCCTCGTCCGCCAGCACTCCTCAGCAGCCAGCGCCCCcgatggcggcggtggcgggGGTGTCCGGGCCCGAATGGCCGTGGAATTCTACGAAAAGCGACGCCGACGACCGGGAATCTGGTTTGGCGGACTATCAGGGAagggcgaggaagaagtatgcTGGGAAGTGTGGAATTTGGATGTGACGATAGCCACTCCTCGAACAGAGTCTG AACGCGCCAAAGTGCGCAAAGCCATGGAGAATATGCTACAGAAAGCCGTCCTGAAGATTTTAGCCGTGGTTAGCCGCGATAAGGAGCACATTCCCCCGATTACTACGAGTGATTCGAATCCGTTTCCTTATCGCGTGGTTCTGAACCCCAGATCGGATGGTTGGCAGAATCGCTTCGGGTTATACTGA
- the yop1 gene encoding putative membrane biogenesis protein (Yop1) (BUSCO:EOG09264USX;~COG:U;~EggNog:ENOG410PP88;~InterPro:IPR004345;~PFAM:PF03134;~TransMembrane:2 (i37-68o88-111i)): MASFQDRAQHAIAQLDKELSKYPVLNNLERQTSVPKVYVILGLVGIYFFLVFFNIAGEFLVNLAGFLIPGYYSLNALFTAGKADDTQWLTYWVVYAFFTVIESAISAPYWFPFYYIFKFALVLWMSLPQTNGAQIVFHSFIQPVLGRFFQGGSTSANLRAQAEAAAKDQ; encoded by the exons ATGGCCTCTTTCCAGGATCGTGCTCAGCACGCCATTGCCCAGCTCGACAAGGAG CTCTCCAAGTACCCTGTCCTCAACAACTTGGAGCGTCAGACCTCCGTCCCCAAGGTCTACGTGATCCTTGGCCTCGTCGGCATCTACTTCTTCctggtcttcttcaacatcgcCGGTGAATTCCTCGTCAACCTCGCTGGTTTCCTCATCCCTGGATACTACTCCCTGAACGCTCTGTTCACCGCCGGAAAGGCCGACGACACGCAG TGGTTGACG TACTGGGTTGTTTACGCTTTCTTCACCGTCATTGAGAGCGCCATCTCTGCTCCTTACTGGTTCC CCTTCTACTACATCTTCAAGTTCGCCCTTGTCCTCTGGATGTCTCTCCCCCAGACCAA cgGTGCTCAAATtgtcttccactccttcatCCAGCCCGTGCTCGGCCGCTTCTTCCAGGGCGGTTCCACCTCGGCCAACCTCCGCGCTCAGGCCGAGGCTGCCGCCAAGGACCAGTAA
- a CDS encoding putative RSC complex subunit (Sth1) (COG:K;~EggNog:ENOG410PH8Z;~InterPro:IPR027417,IPR036427,IPR014978,IPR000330, IPR038718,IPR001650,IPR014001,IPR029295,IPR001487, IPR014012;~PFAM:PF00176,PF00439,PF08880,PF14619,PF07529, PF00271,PF04851;~go_component: GO:0005634 - nucleus [Evidence IEA];~go_function: GO:0005515 - protein binding [Evidence IEA];~go_function: GO:0005524 - ATP binding [Evidence IEA];~go_function: GO:0042393 - histone binding [Evidence IEA];~go_process: GO:0006355 - regulation of transcription, DNA-templated [Evidence IEA]), translating into MQEQGVRHDDPEYLKAHNLLSAFQRQQAYHKQRQMQQQQLQVQQRQQQLNGSNTEAVAANGMNGRNNSIPNATNTNTPDASATGGQQPATQGAPQKGAAGTGNSFSAEQLATLRNQILAFKMLSKNLPIPARVQQQLFPSKKQETPAPSENVAAAEGVLEATAQSKPDQPATATEAPQHKDFYQNFQSPYDLIPKTVSFTDHASRANRMRIPALMPPGIDLEQVREEREIALYNRINARKAELAELPTNIGAWDSSQSDTATGDDSVKLKALIEYKMLNLLPKQRLFRKQIQNEMFHFDNLGMTANRSSHRRMKKQSLREARITEKLEKQQRDARETREKRKQYDHLQAILTHGAELQTAAAQQRTRMQKLGRAMLQHHQHMEREEQRRVERTAKQRLQALKANDEETYLKLLGQAKDSRISHLLKQTDNFLKQLAASVREQQRSLAERYGEEDQFFEEDEEEEIASGSEDEGDGKKKIDYYAVAHRIKEEVTVQPSILVGGTLKEYQMKGLQWMISLYNNNLNGILADEMGLGKTIQTISLITYIIERKKNNGPFLVIVPLSTLTNWNLEFEKWAPSVSRVVYKGPPNARKQQQQQIRWGNFQVLLTTYEYIIKDRPILSKIKWTHMIVDEGHRMKNTQSKLSSTLSQYYTSRYRLILTGTPLQNNLPELWALLNFVLPNIFKSVKSFDEWFNTPFANTGGQDRMELSEEEQLLVIRRLHKVLRPFLLRRLKKDVEKDLPDKQERVIKCRFSALQAKLYRQLVTHNKMAVSDGKGGKTGMRGLSNMLMQLRKLCNHPFVFEPVEDQMNPGRGTNDLIWRTAGKFELLDRILPKFRATGHRVLMFFQMTQIMNIMEDFLRLRGLKYLRLDGSTKSDDRSDLLKLFNAPDSEYFCFLLSTRAGGLGLNLQSADTVIIFDSDWNPHQDLQAQDRAHRIGQKNEVRILRLISSNSVEEKILERAQFKLDMDGKVIQAGKFDNKSTNEERDALLRTLLETAEAADQIGDQEEMDDDDLNEIMARSDEELNTFQRIDKERQKTVPYGSGHKYPRLMCEEELPDIYLMEDNPVTEEVDVELAGRGARERKITRYDDGLTEEQWLMAVDADDDTIEDAIARKEARVERRRVNKEKRQKKTVGDSSPEPSRENSETPQPKKRRRGPAPKRKAEEVVEETPQPKRKRGRQAKPVETLSPEDRATLQRIVNAVYQALMDMEAELPADSSDSEDGPVTRSIIEPFMKPPPKSHYPDYYMVIQNPIAMDMIKKKINREEYQSLKDFRNDIHLLCQNARTYNEDGSILFQDANDIEAKCLAELQKETEGYPQFANYDDLGGQGGNDQSTAAASGADTPSAVATPKLKLTFNSGNRDNAAAAGAGNGVNETD; encoded by the exons ATGCAGGAACAAGGCGTTCGCCATGATGATCCTGAATACCTCAAGGCCCACAATCTTCTATCAGCCTTCCAGCGGCAACAAGCCTACCACAAACAGAGGCAaatgcaacagcagcagttgCAGGTGCAGCAAcgtcagcagcagctcaaTGGCTCGAATACCGAGGCTGTCGCTGCGAATGGCATGAATG GTCGCAACAATTCCATTCCCAACGCGACGAATACCAATACACCAGATGCTAGCGCGACAGGTGGTCAACAGCCTGCAACCCAGGGCGCACCTCAGAAGGGCGCGGCTGGAACTGGAAACAGTTTCTCTGCTGAGCAGCTTGCAACGCTTAGGAACCAAATCCTAGCTTTCAAGATGCTATCGAAGAACCTTCCGATCCCGGCTCGCGTTCAGCAGCAACTTTTCCcttcgaagaagcaggagacTCCTGCTCCGTCCGAGAATGTCGCCGCAGCGGAAGGCGTCTTGGAAGCTACTGCTCAGAGCAAGCCTGACCAGCCTGCAACTGCAACAGAGGCTCCTCAGCACAAAGATTTCTATCAGAACTTCCAGTCGCCTTACGATCTGATACCCAAGACTGTCAGCTTTACCGACCACGCCTCCCGCGCCAACCGCATGCGAATTCCCGCCTTGATGCCACCTGGAATTGACCTCGAGCAAGTGCGTGAGGAACGCGAAATAGCCCTTTACAACAGAATCAACGCACGAAAGGCGGAATTGGCCGAGCTTCCTACCAATATCGGTGCGTGGGATTCTAGCCAGAGCGATACCGCCACTGGAGACGATTCTGTGAAACTCAAGGCCCTTATTGAATATAAGATGCTCAATCTTTTACCGAAACAACGCCTTTTCCGGAAGCAGATCCAAAATGAGATGTTCCATTTTGACAATCTGGGCATGACTGCGAACCGTTCGAGTCATCGTCGTATGAAGAAGCAATCACTACGGGAGGCTCGGATTACcgagaagttggagaaaCAGCAGCGCGATGCTCGCGAAACGAGAGAAAAGCGCAAGCAGTATGACCATCTCCAGGCTATCCTTACTCATGGTGCCGAGTTGCAGACCGCTGCTGCACAACAGCGCACTCGTATGCAGAAACTGGGCCGTGCTATGcttcagcaccaccagcacatgGAACGTGAAGAACAGAGACGTGTGGAGCGTACCGCCAAGCAACGTCTCCAGGCTTTGAAGGCCAACGACGAGGAAACGTATCTCAAGCTGCTCGGACAGGCCAAGGATTCTCGTATCTCTCACCTTCTTAAGCAGACCGACAACTTCCTCAAGCAGCTTGCTGCCTCGGTTCGGGAGCAACAGCGAAGTCTGGCCGAGCGCTatggcgaagaagaccagttctttgaagaagacgaagaagaggagattgCCTCCGGAAGTGAAGATGAAGGCgacggaaagaagaagatcgattACTATGCCGTTGCACATCGCATCAAGGAGGAGGTGACTGTTCAACCTAGTATTCTGGTCGGTGGTACGCTTAAGGAGTACCAGATGAAGGGTCTGCAGTGGATGATTTCCctgtacaacaacaacctcaacgGTATTTTAGCTGATGAGATGGGTCTCGGAAAGACCATTCAGACCATCAGTCTAATCACTTACATCatcgagaggaagaagaataatggccccttcctcgtcatcgtccctCTCAGTACCCTTACCAATTGGAATCTTGAATTCGAGAAGTGGGCGCCGTCCGTTTCTCGTGTTGTCTACAAGGGACCTCCGAATGCCCGtaagcaacagcaacaacagatcCGTTGGGGCAACTTCCAGGTTCTGTTGACGACCTACGAGTACATCATCAAGGATCGTCCGATTCTGAGCAAGATCAAGTGGACTCACATGATTGTTGACGAAGGTCATCGTATGAAGAACACTCAGTCCAAGCTGAGCAGCACACTTTCACAGTACTACACCAGCCGTTACCGTCTCATTTTGACCGGTACACCCTTGCAAAACAACCTTCCTGAGTTGTGGGCACTGCTGAACTTCGTTTTGCCCAATATCTTCAAGTCTGTCAAGTCGTTTGATGAGTGGTTCAACACGCCTTTTGCCAACACAGGTGGACAAGATCGTATGGAACTgagcgaagaagaacaactgCTGGTGATTCGTCGTCTTCACAAGGTTCTGCGGCCCTTCCTGCTGAGACGTCTGAAGAAGGATGTCGAGAAAGATCTTCCCGACAAGCAAGAGAGGGTCATCAAGTGCCGTTTCTCTGCATTGCAAGCCAAGCTGTACAGGCAGCTTGTTACACATAACAAGATGGCCGTCAGCGATGGCAAGGGAGGTAAGACCGGTATGCGTGGTCTCAGCAACATGCTGATGCAGTTGCGAAAACTCTGCAACCATCCCTTCGTTTTTGAGCCAGTGGAAGACCAGATGAACCCTGGACGAGGAACCAATGATCTGATCTGGCGTACTGCTGGTAAATTCGAGCTTTTGGATCGAATTTTGCCCAAGTTCCGGGCTACTGGCCATCGCGTCCTGATGTTCTTCCAGATGACCCAGATCATGAACATTATGGAAGACTTCTTGCGTCTTCGTGGATTGAAGTATCTCCGTCTTGACGGATCCACCAAGTCAGACGATCGATCCGATCTGTTGAAATTGTTCAACGCCCCGGACTCGGAATACTTCTGCTTCCTGCTATCCACACGTGCGGGAGGGTTGGGTCTCAATCTTCAGTCCGCCGATACCGTCATCATTTTCGATTCTGATTGGAACCCTCACCAGGATTTGCAAGCCCAGGATCGTGCGCATCGTATCGGCCAAAAGAATGAGGTTCGTATCTTGCGTCTGATCAGTTCCAACTCAGTTGAGGAGAAGATTTTGGAACGTGCTCAGTTCAAGCTTGATATGGATGGCAAGGTCATCCAAGCAGGAAAGTTTGACAACAAGTCTACCAACGAGGAGCGTGACGCTTTACTGCGGACGCTTTTGGAGACTGCCGAGGCTGCTGATCAGATTGGTGATCAGGAagaaatggatgatgatgatttgaACGAAATTATGGCGCGGTCTGACGAGGAGTTGAATACTTTCCAGCGTATCGATAAAGAACGACAGAAGACCGTCCCGTACGGCTCTGGCCACAAGTACCCTCGTTTGATGTGCGAGGAAGAGTTGCCCGATATCTATCTTATGGAGGATAACCCGGTAACTGAAGAGGTCGATGTCGAGTTAGCTGGTCGTGGTGCACGTGAACGCAAGATTACCCGGTATGATGATGGTCTTACTGAGGAACAATGGCTTATGGCTGtggatgcggatgatgaCACGATCGAGGATGCTATCGCTCGGAAGGAGGCGAGGGTCGAGCGTCGTCGGGTTAACAAGGAGAAGCGTCAAAAGAAGACAGTGGGTGATTCTTCACCGGAACCTTCCCGCGAGAACTCCGAGACACCTCAGCCGAAGAAGCGTCGCAGAGGTCCCGCTCCGAAGCGCAAGGCTGAGGAGGTAGTGGAGGAAACGCCTCAGCCAAagcggaagaggggaagacaAGCCAAGCCTGTTGAGACGCTGTCGCCTGAGGATCGTGCCACCCTGCAGCGCATTGTCAACGCCGTATACCAAGCGTTAATGGATATGGAGGCGGAGCTGCCGGCCGATTCGTCAGACAGTGAGGATGGCCCTGTTACGCGGTCCATCATTGAGCCATTCATGAAGCCACCGCCCAAGTCGCACTATCCCGACTATTACATGGTCATTCAGAACCCGATCGCCATGGATatgatcaagaagaagatcaaccgTGAGGAATATCAAAGCCTGAAGGACTTCCGAAATGacatccatctcctctgcCAAAATGCCCGGACTTACAACGAGGATGGCAGCATCCTGTTCCAGGATGCCAATGACATCGAG GCAAAATGTTTGGCGGAGCTCCAGAAGGAGACCGAAGGCTACCCACAGTTTGCCAACTACGATGACCTGGGTGGACAAGGCGGAAATGACCAGTCGACTGCTGCAGCATCGGGGGCCGATACACCTTCAGCGGTTGCCACGCCAAAGCTGAAGCTCACGTTCAATAGCGGCAACCGAGATAATGCTGCGGCTGCAGGAGCCGGCAATGGCGTCAACGAGACTGATTGA
- a CDS encoding BAR domain protein (COG:I,T;~EggNog:ENOG410PI7Q;~InterPro:IPR004148,IPR027267;~PFAM:PF03114;~go_component: GO:0005737 - cytoplasm [Evidence IEA];~go_function: GO:0005515 - protein binding [Evidence IEA]), with amino-acid sequence MNVNRKFDRFKQWAGERMGGEAKTTLSDDFKAMEMEMNVRHEGIDRIHKATGSYIKSISKRSEGDDKEKTLPIAHLGSSMVGHGEDFDANSDYGRCMTMLGRAEERLARLQDAYISQVNAGWLESLEHSLTQMKEYQAARKKLDSRRLAYDTSLSKMEKAKREDFRVEEELRTQKVKYEEANDDVSRRMQDIKDSEVDGVANLEAFLEAQLDYHERCRDVLLQLKYEWPNRAQPPSSRRPGRPRSNTAHSYHERYEPLHEETDNTADLRPIIRSTRASSIEPSAREVYPPDAYSQRPVLNRTSTFEGPTQLRQEQSPGTYQWPSRAASDNYIGRRNSVQSRTMGRPYVDPYMEQSEDASPVSGTSPERTYMGRNPSPVSSYGGAVSRKSSSTTLNGTPLNKKAPPPPPPRSKKPAPPPPPMKRPILSAGEY; translated from the exons ATGAACGTCAATCGCAAGTTCGATCGCTTCAAGCAATGGGCGGGGGAGAGAATGGGCGGCGAGGCCAAAACCACCCTCTCTGATGACTTCAAAgcaatggagatggagatgaacgTGCGCCACGAAG GAATTGACCGTATCCACAAGGCGACTGGCTCTTACATCAAGTCCATTTCGAAGCGGAGCGAAGGTGACGATAAGGAAAAGACCTTGCCTATTGCTCATCTGGGTAGTAGCATGGTTGGCCATGGCGAAGACTTCGATGCGAACTCTGATTACGGCCGCTGCATGACCA TGCTTGGAAGGGCTGAAGAGCGCCTGGCTCGTCTCCAGGACGCTTACATCTCGCAGGTGAATGCGGGGTGGCTTGAGTCGCTGGAGCATTCCTTGACTCAGATGAAGGAGTATCAG GCCGCTCGCAAGAAGCTTGACAGCCGACGTCTGGCCTACGATACCTCCCTCTcaaagatggagaaggcgaagagggaAGACTTCCgcgtggaggaagagctccgGACACAGAAGGTCAAATATGAAGAGGCCAACGATGATGTGTCTCGGCGCATGCAGGATATTAAGGATTCCGAAGTTGACGGTGTTGCGAACCTGGAAGCGTTCCTAGAGGCTCAGCTTGACTATCACGAGCGCTGCCGCGATGTTCTTCTGCAACTCAAATATGAGTGGCCAAACAG AGCTCAGCCTCCCAGCAGCCGCCGTCCAGGACGCCCTCGCTCAAACACTGCGCATTCCTACCATGAACGCTATGAACCACTACATGAGGAGACCGACAACACGGCTGATCTGCGTCCTATCATCCGATCGACCAGGGCATCTTCGATCGAGCCCTCTGCCAGAGAGGTCTACCCGCCAGATGCTTACTCTCAGAGACCTGTTCTGAACAGAACCTCGACATTTGAGGGACCTACGCAGTTGCGCCAAGAGCAATCTCCTGGCACATACCAATGGCCATCCCGCGCGGCCAGTGACAACTATATTGGTCGCAGAAATAGCGTGCAGTCCCGGACCATGGGCAGACCATATGTTGATCCGTACATGGAGCAGTCGGAGGATGCTAGTCCTGTTAGCGGCACCAGTCCCGAGAGGACGTATATGGGCCGGAACCCATCTCCAGTCTCTTCGTATGGAGGTGCTGTCTCGAGAAAGTCCAGCTCTACCACCTTGAACGGCACACCACTGAACAAGAAggcccctccacccccgcctcCCCGCTCCAAGAAGCCTgcgccaccaccgcctcccaTGAAGCGCCCCATTCTCAGTGCAGGCGAGTACTGA